One genomic region from Cetobacterium sp. 8H encodes:
- a CDS encoding MurR/RpiR family transcriptional regulator — protein sequence MIDSLEKRIANKNLTKTEIVIADFFFHNKNRLYFLTSTDIAQELNISDTSVIRFVKSLGFNNFKEFKDSLKQQVSDKILTPSEKLILNEEILKNHNLMENFLECINKNIQETLNINTSKKIQKCIDILLNSKKKFVVGFKSTSGPTAFFGLRLGFILKDVITHRDNNSELIKNIIDIQENDCLFLIAHPKYSKTYNLLIELAKNANAKIIVITDKSTSPVANLGDITLFTDVRGISYFNSIISTQTLLEFLLTSLSRNIDDDGKARLASINELLNENK from the coding sequence ATGATTGATTCTTTAGAAAAAAGAATAGCTAATAAAAATTTAACAAAAACAGAAATTGTCATTGCTGACTTTTTCTTTCACAACAAAAACCGTCTATACTTTTTAACATCTACAGATATCGCTCAAGAACTCAATATCAGTGATACCTCTGTTATTAGATTCGTAAAATCTCTAGGATTTAATAACTTTAAAGAGTTTAAAGATAGTTTAAAGCAACAAGTTAGCGATAAGATTCTAACCCCTTCTGAAAAACTTATACTCAATGAAGAAATTTTGAAGAACCATAACCTAATGGAAAACTTTTTAGAATGTATCAATAAAAATATTCAAGAAACTCTTAATATAAATACTTCCAAAAAAATTCAAAAATGTATTGATATACTTCTAAACTCTAAAAAAAAGTTTGTAGTTGGATTTAAAAGTACCTCAGGACCAACAGCATTTTTTGGATTGAGATTAGGTTTTATTTTAAAAGATGTCATTACACATAGAGATAATAATTCAGAACTTATAAAAAATATCATAGATATTCAAGAAAATGATTGTTTGTTTTTAATAGCTCATCCAAAGTATTCTAAAACATATAATCTTTTAATTGAATTAGCAAAAAATGCCAATGCTAAAATTATTGTTATCACTGATAAATCGACATCTCCTGTTGCAAATTTAGGGGATATAACCCTATTTACTGATGTGAGAGGTATCAGTTATTTCAACTCTATTATATCCACACAAACTCTTTTAGAATTTTTACTTACCTCGCTTAGTAGAAATATTGACGATGATGGAAAAGCTAGATTAGCCTCTATCAATGAACTTTTAAATGAAAACAAATAA
- a CDS encoding flavin reductase family protein produces the protein MWKNLGPVVALYPTPTVVVGMMDEYEKVNWINIAHIGIIGLDSIMLSIGKLHYSNEIIKDKLMVSVNIVTEEMLTATDFVGIVSGRNVDKSNVFDYTVGIKNVPMINLSPVVMECEVIDNYETKNHNQYILKIKHTHAKAEVLDANGNINYEILKPILFEMPTKSYFKTGDRVGHCWEIGKKFSK, from the coding sequence ATGTGGAAAAATTTAGGTCCTGTGGTTGCATTATACCCTACTCCTACTGTTGTTGTAGGGATGATGGATGAATATGAAAAAGTTAATTGGATAAACATAGCACATATCGGAATCATTGGTTTAGATTCAATAATGCTAAGTATCGGTAAATTACATTATAGTAATGAAATTATCAAAGACAAGCTTATGGTTTCTGTAAATATTGTTACTGAAGAGATGCTAACTGCTACTGATTTTGTGGGTATAGTTAGCGGTAGAAATGTCGATAAATCAAATGTTTTTGATTATACTGTTGGAATTAAAAATGTTCCTATGATTAATTTATCACCAGTTGTCATGGAATGTGAAGTTATTGATAATTATGAAACTAAAAATCATAACCAATATATTTTAAAAATAAAACATACGCATGCTAAAGCTGAAGTTTTAGATGCTAACGGAAATATCAACTATGAAATATTAAAGCCTATCCTTTTTGAAATGCCTACAAAATCTTATTTTAAAACAGGAGACAGAGTTGGGCATTGTTGGGAAATCGGAAAAAAATTTTCAAAATAA
- a CDS encoding YaaA family protein — MKIIFSPSKGMKYRELNNLKTEKQPFFLEKTEVLVNAIQNISKEKLGETMKIKGSLLDETFIRYKTFWNLPEYKAIELYNGVSFSNLEPEKYSPESITYMLKYLIIFSALYGALSPDTLIHPYRLDMTIKIDNFQLYNYWKSSIEGLFTKEEIILNLASSEFSKILDRKIYHVIDIEFRQNYDGKLKNISTEAKKMRGQLLNYLIQHQITDLTILKTFSQNGYSLCNELSEENKIFFIKNQ, encoded by the coding sequence ATGAAAATAATTTTTTCTCCTAGTAAGGGAATGAAATACAGAGAATTAAATAATTTAAAAACAGAAAAACAACCATTTTTTCTTGAAAAAACGGAAGTATTAGTAAATGCTATTCAAAATATCTCTAAAGAAAAATTGGGTGAAACTATGAAAATCAAAGGTTCTCTTTTAGATGAAACTTTTATCCGATATAAAACCTTTTGGAATCTTCCAGAATATAAAGCTATCGAACTTTATAATGGTGTAAGCTTTTCTAATTTAGAACCAGAGAAATATTCGCCTGAAAGTATAACATATATGTTAAAATATCTAATAATATTTTCTGCGCTTTACGGTGCTCTTTCTCCTGATACTTTAATCCATCCATATCGACTAGATATGACCATAAAGATTGATAATTTTCAGCTTTATAATTACTGGAAAAGTTCAATAGAAGGATTATTTACCAAAGAGGAGATCATTTTAAATCTAGCCTCTTCTGAATTTAGTAAAATATTAGATAGAAAAATTTATCATGTAATTGATATTGAATTTCGTCAAAATTATGATGGTAAACTTAAAAATATAAGTACTGAAGCAAAAAAAATGAGGGGACAATTACTAAATTATTTGATACAACATCAAATTACTGATTTGACTATTTTAAAAACCTTCTCTCAAAATGGTTATTCTTTGTGCAATGAACTTTCAGAGGAGAATAAAATATTTTTTATCAAAAATCAATAA
- a CDS encoding uracil-xanthine permease family protein, whose translation MKKNRSPYHLDGVPELKTALPLGLQHILAMFVSNITPIIIVAGVLGISSEQKTLLIQASMLVAGLNTLIQAYTIGPIGARLPIVVGTSFAFVPVAISIGMKYGFEGVLGAALIGGIFEGLLGLIIKKVRKFFPPIVTGVVVLSIGLSLLPVGINSFAGGVGAADFGSLENLFIGTIVLVTVVFFKQFTKGILSTGSIFIGTIVGFIIALIMGKVNLTPLMQAEYLTIPKPMMFGFSFHLDAILAMILMFIVSAVETVGDMSGVTMGGAGRETTDRELSGGILADGLGSAFAALFSVLPTTSFSQNTGIIAMTGIMSRFVVATGAMFLVVGAFIPKIGALFTIIPASVIGGSLVMVFAMISISGINLITKEPLVGRNAVILAVSLGLGYGLGNVPAALNIFPESIKLIFGGSGIVVSGTIAVFLNLVLPLEEKTIVEKTA comes from the coding sequence ATGAAAAAAAACAGATCACCTTACCACTTAGACGGAGTACCTGAGCTTAAAACAGCACTACCTTTAGGACTTCAACACATTTTAGCGATGTTTGTCAGTAATATTACCCCTATCATCATTGTTGCTGGTGTTTTAGGAATTTCTTCTGAGCAAAAGACACTTCTTATTCAAGCATCTATGCTTGTCGCTGGTCTAAATACTCTTATTCAAGCTTACACAATTGGACCTATCGGAGCTAGACTACCAATTGTTGTTGGTACAAGTTTTGCTTTTGTTCCTGTTGCCATCTCAATTGGAATGAAGTATGGTTTTGAAGGAGTTTTAGGAGCTGCTCTTATCGGTGGAATTTTTGAAGGACTTTTAGGTTTAATTATCAAGAAAGTTAGAAAATTTTTTCCACCAATTGTTACTGGAGTTGTTGTTCTTTCTATAGGGCTTTCGCTTTTACCTGTTGGTATTAATAGTTTTGCTGGAGGAGTTGGTGCTGCTGATTTTGGATCTTTAGAAAATCTATTTATTGGAACTATTGTTCTTGTTACAGTTGTTTTCTTTAAACAATTTACAAAAGGAATTCTAAGTACAGGTTCTATATTTATTGGTACTATCGTTGGATTTATTATTGCACTTATAATGGGTAAAGTAAATCTTACTCCATTAATGCAAGCTGAATATCTAACTATTCCAAAGCCAATGATGTTTGGTTTTTCTTTCCACTTAGATGCTATACTTGCTATGATTTTAATGTTTATTGTTTCTGCTGTTGAAACTGTTGGTGATATGTCTGGAGTTACTATGGGAGGAGCTGGTAGAGAAACTACTGACAGAGAACTTTCTGGTGGTATTCTTGCCGATGGACTTGGAAGTGCTTTTGCTGCTCTATTTTCAGTTCTACCAACAACATCATTTAGCCAAAATACAGGAATTATAGCTATGACTGGTATTATGAGTAGATTTGTTGTTGCAACAGGTGCTATGTTTTTAGTTGTAGGAGCATTCATTCCTAAAATTGGAGCTCTTTTCACAATAATTCCAGCTAGTGTAATTGGTGGAAGTTTAGTTATGGTGTTTGCTATGATTTCTATAAGTGGAATCAATTTAATAACAAAAGAACCTCTTGTTGGAAGAAATGCTGTTATTTTAGCTGTATCTCTAGGATTAGGATATGGACTTGGAAATGTTCCTGCTGCTTTAAATATCTTCCCTGAAAGTATAAAACTTATTTTTGGTGGTTCAGGTATCGTTGTTTCTGGTACTATCGCTGTTTTTCTAAACTTAGTCTTACCTCTAGAAGAGAAGACTATTGTAGAAAAAACTGCATAA
- a CDS encoding FAD binding domain-containing protein, producing the protein MFAFSKFFLAPSLDDAYSELLKNKKNIVLGGTSYLRMGNTSWNTAIDLSNLGLNYIEENNDFISIGSMTSFRELEVSSILNNYFGNIFNTALKDIIGVQFRSNVTAGATVFSKYGFSDLIPVLLALGAKIRLFKTGILSLEDFLKETVIRRDILVEILIPKIKTNCSFQSVRKSKTDYSIINLAICKNGENFSIAVGSRPGKAILAKETMNILNSSENLEFSIVDALKHITEEIPLDSNMRSSKVYRELLLTSLLKKGIQEVLK; encoded by the coding sequence TTGTTTGCTTTTTCAAAATTTTTTCTAGCACCATCTCTTGATGATGCCTATTCAGAATTATTAAAAAATAAAAAAAATATCGTTCTTGGTGGAACTTCTTATTTAAGAATGGGAAATACCTCTTGGAATACTGCTATTGATCTTTCTAACTTAGGACTTAACTATATTGAAGAGAACAATGATTTTATTTCTATTGGTTCTATGACTAGCTTTAGAGAACTTGAAGTAAGCTCTATTTTAAATAACTATTTTGGCAATATTTTTAATACTGCTCTCAAAGATATTATTGGAGTACAATTTAGAAGTAATGTTACTGCTGGAGCAACTGTTTTTAGTAAATATGGTTTTTCCGATCTAATACCAGTTTTACTAGCTCTTGGAGCAAAAATAAGACTTTTCAAAACAGGTATTCTCTCTTTAGAAGATTTTTTAAAAGAAACTGTTATAAGAAGAGATATTTTAGTTGAAATTTTAATTCCTAAAATCAAAACTAATTGCTCTTTTCAATCTGTTAGAAAAAGCAAAACTGATTATTCTATCATAAATTTAGCAATTTGTAAAAATGGTGAGAACTTTTCTATTGCTGTTGGTTCAAGACCCGGAAAAGCTATATTAGCTAAAGAAACCATGAATATTCTTAATAGTAGTGAAAATTTAGAGTTTTCTATTGTTGATGCATTAAAGCATATCACCGAAGAGATTCCTTTAGATTCAAATATGAGAAGCTCTAAAGTTTATAGAGAACTTCTTTTAACGTCATTACTAAAAAAAGGAATCCAGGAGGTTTTAAAATAA
- a CDS encoding (2Fe-2S)-binding protein translates to MLLTTTINNRKKELLIKDDEYLVDTLRNAGYLSVKRGCDTGACGLCTVLLNGSPILSCSTLSARVQGKEISTIENFPKESKIFASFMTQEGAEQCGFCSPGFTLTVIAMMNELQDPTDEEIMHYLNGNLCRCSGYVSQLRAIKNFMEAIKNENC, encoded by the coding sequence ATGTTACTAACTACAACTATAAATAATAGAAAAAAGGAATTACTTATTAAAGATGACGAATATCTAGTAGATACTCTTAGAAATGCTGGATATTTAAGTGTTAAAAGAGGATGTGACACCGGAGCTTGTGGACTTTGCACTGTACTTTTAAACGGTTCTCCTATTCTTTCTTGTAGCACTCTTTCTGCTAGAGTTCAAGGAAAAGAAATATCTACAATTGAAAACTTTCCAAAAGAATCCAAAATTTTTGCATCTTTTATGACGCAAGAAGGAGCTGAACAATGTGGTTTTTGTTCACCTGGGTTTACTCTTACTGTAATTGCTATGATGAACGAATTACAAGACCCTACAGACGAGGAAATAATGCACTATCTTAATGGAAATTTATGTAGATGTAGTGGTTATGTTTCTCAACTTAGAGCTATTAAAAATTTTATGGAGGCGATTAAAAATGAAAATTGTTAA
- a CDS encoding xanthine dehydrogenase family protein molybdopterin-binding subunit, whose protein sequence is MKIVNSSVQKVDGMGLVTGAPAYTDDLVLNNNVLVIKLLRSPHAFAKIKSVNTSIALKVPGVEAIFTHEDTPKTQFSLAGQGFPEPSPYDRRILDEFVRYVGDPVAIIAAEDEKTAEKAMKLIKVEYEVLTPILDFEKAIDSKTIVHPENVHTNFEIGYERERNIVSKAYDEKPGVDEGFANSDIILERTYYTQAQMHAMMETYRSYSYFDSNGRLTTVTSTQIPFHVRRHLARALEMPTSKLRVIKPKVGGGFGGKQTAVCEIYSAFVTLKTGKPSKIIYNRKETHTCTTTRHAMRLDVKIGADLDGNIKAIDINTLSNTGAYGEHAPTVTSLVSYKTFPLYEKVPMRFNANIVYTNTMNAGAFRGYGATQGTFAVESIINELAHKLNLDPSEVRMKNLVEPGEGKYITSGDIKKCIEIGKEKFDWNEKFIPREVAPNKIRAAGMAVTMQGSGIAGIDTAAATIKLGDRGDFTLMVGVTEMGQGCDTVLTQIAAEVLEVPMSKIAIHTADTDISPYDPGAYASSGTYVTGNAVIIAANKMREEILKGASKMFNIDINSIEYLGDAIRFEDKTISLEDFAQRSISFEGMNQITTTGTWGGDTSPPPFIAGFAEVEVDTLTGEVEVVDYLSVVDCGTPINPNLVKVQVEGGTAQGIGLALLEDIKYDKKGRAISDSLMQYKIPSRIECKNIRVEFSNSYEKTGPFGAKSVGEVVINTPAPAIVDAIYRATKVRVRNLPATSEKILMGILNI, encoded by the coding sequence ATGAAAATTGTTAATTCCTCTGTTCAAAAAGTTGACGGTATGGGGCTTGTTACTGGAGCACCTGCTTATACTGATGATTTAGTATTAAATAACAATGTTCTTGTTATAAAACTTTTAAGATCTCCACATGCTTTTGCAAAAATTAAATCTGTAAATACTTCTATCGCTCTTAAAGTTCCTGGTGTTGAAGCAATTTTTACACATGAAGACACTCCTAAAACGCAATTTTCTCTTGCGGGGCAAGGTTTTCCTGAACCATCACCGTATGATAGAAGGATTCTAGATGAATTCGTTAGATATGTTGGTGACCCTGTAGCTATAATCGCTGCTGAAGATGAAAAAACTGCTGAAAAAGCTATGAAGCTTATTAAAGTCGAGTATGAAGTTTTAACTCCTATTCTCGATTTTGAAAAAGCCATAGACTCTAAAACAATCGTTCATCCTGAAAATGTTCATACAAACTTTGAAATTGGTTATGAAAGAGAAAGAAACATTGTATCCAAAGCTTATGATGAAAAACCTGGTGTTGATGAAGGATTTGCGAATAGTGATATTATTTTAGAAAGAACCTACTATACTCAAGCTCAAATGCATGCCATGATGGAAACATACAGATCATACAGCTATTTTGATTCTAACGGAAGACTTACAACGGTTACATCTACTCAAATCCCATTCCATGTTAGAAGACATCTTGCTAGAGCTTTAGAGATGCCTACTAGCAAACTTAGAGTTATCAAACCTAAGGTTGGTGGAGGTTTTGGGGGGAAACAGACCGCTGTATGTGAAATTTATAGTGCATTTGTAACTTTAAAAACTGGTAAACCTTCTAAAATTATATATAATAGAAAAGAGACTCATACTTGTACTACAACAAGACATGCTATGAGACTTGATGTTAAAATTGGTGCTGATTTAGATGGAAATATAAAAGCTATTGATATAAATACTCTATCAAATACTGGTGCATATGGTGAACATGCTCCTACAGTTACATCACTTGTTTCATATAAAACTTTTCCTCTTTATGAAAAAGTTCCTATGAGATTTAATGCAAATATAGTGTATACAAATACAATGAATGCTGGAGCTTTCAGAGGATATGGAGCTACACAAGGAACATTTGCAGTTGAATCTATAATCAATGAATTAGCTCATAAATTAAATCTTGACCCTTCTGAAGTTAGGATGAAAAACTTAGTTGAACCAGGTGAAGGAAAATATATTACAAGTGGAGATATAAAGAAATGTATTGAAATTGGTAAAGAAAAATTTGATTGGAATGAGAAATTTATTCCTAGAGAAGTAGCTCCTAATAAGATTAGAGCTGCTGGTATGGCTGTTACTATGCAAGGTTCTGGAATAGCTGGTATAGATACTGCTGCCGCTACAATCAAGCTAGGAGATAGAGGAGACTTCACTCTTATGGTTGGAGTTACTGAGATGGGACAGGGCTGTGATACTGTATTAACACAAATTGCTGCTGAAGTTTTAGAGGTTCCTATGAGTAAAATTGCTATCCATACAGCTGATACTGATATTTCTCCATATGATCCAGGAGCTTATGCTTCAAGTGGAACATATGTTACTGGAAATGCTGTTATCATTGCTGCTAATAAAATGAGAGAAGAAATTTTAAAAGGTGCTTCTAAAATGTTTAATATTGATATCAATTCTATCGAATACCTAGGAGATGCAATTAGGTTCGAAGATAAAACTATCTCCTTAGAAGATTTTGCTCAACGTTCAATCTCTTTTGAAGGTATGAATCAAATAACAACTACAGGAACTTGGGGAGGTGACACTTCACCACCACCTTTTATTGCTGGTTTTGCTGAAGTGGAAGTGGACACTTTAACTGGAGAAGTTGAGGTTGTTGATTATCTCTCTGTTGTTGATTGTGGAACTCCAATCAACCCAAATCTTGTTAAAGTACAAGTTGAGGGTGGTACTGCTCAAGGAATAGGACTTGCACTTTTAGAGGATATAAAGTATGATAAGAAAGGAAGAGCTATCTCAGATTCTCTTATGCAATATAAGATACCTTCTAGAATTGAATGTAAAAATATTAGAGTTGAATTCTCAAATTCATATGAAAAAACAGGTCCTTTTGGAGCTAAATCAGTTGGAGAAGTAGTTATTAATACTCCTGCTCCTGCTATTGTTGATGCTATTTATAGAGCTACAAAAGTTAGAGTTAGAAATTTGCCTGCTACTTCTGAAAAAATTCTTATGGGAATTCTAAACATATAG
- the yqeC gene encoding selenium cofactor biosynthesis protein YqeC has translation MIELFDINKGDVVSITGAGGKTSLMFSLADSLSKKGTVLITTTTKIFKPERIKKLNLIFIGPEEIDSISPQDSCIYIYCSNIIDNKIQSASFEDVARLEKKFDYILIEADGSCGKSLKGWKENEPSIPTVTTKTIAVIDITTLKSLKSEFSIHRFNLYTQQFPLTSEIITKEDFINYINSNLFFKNSSGRNILFFNKIESLEFFEYFFDIVNSIKNKDIYFGSIFNGLIHKFKNVTPIVLASGFSRRFGTNKLDIKLKNNMTLLEQVLFNITNLNFKEKILVGKENHYLKLANSYSFKYIQNEHSHLGQSQSVIMGTKSATLDGFIFIPGDMPFLSKNSLLTLIWEFQMHNEIIVPFINGQKCAPVLFPKKYSNMLLELKGDAGGREIINKNIFIRCTFKNSMEFFDIDTKEDLKLLEMSEENL, from the coding sequence ATGATAGAACTTTTTGATATTAATAAAGGAGATGTTGTTTCTATTACAGGAGCTGGAGGAAAAACATCTTTAATGTTTTCTCTAGCAGATTCTCTTTCTAAAAAAGGAACTGTTCTTATCACAACAACTACAAAAATTTTTAAACCAGAACGTATAAAAAAACTGAATTTAATTTTTATAGGTCCTGAGGAGATTGATTCTATATCTCCTCAGGATAGTTGTATATACATATATTGTTCAAATATTATAGATAATAAAATACAAAGTGCTTCCTTTGAAGACGTTGCAAGATTAGAAAAAAAATTTGATTACATTTTAATTGAAGCTGATGGGAGCTGTGGTAAATCTTTAAAAGGTTGGAAAGAAAATGAACCCTCTATTCCTACTGTAACAACAAAAACTATTGCTGTAATTGATATAACTACTTTAAAAAGTTTAAAATCTGAATTTTCTATACATAGATTTAATTTATATACACAACAGTTTCCACTAACTTCTGAGATAATCACTAAAGAAGATTTTATAAATTATATAAATAGTAATCTATTTTTTAAAAATTCCAGTGGAAGAAACATTCTTTTTTTTAATAAAATAGAATCCCTTGAATTTTTTGAATATTTTTTTGATATTGTAAACTCTATCAAAAATAAGGATATTTATTTTGGTTCAATTTTTAATGGTCTTATCCATAAATTTAAGAATGTTACTCCTATTGTTTTGGCATCTGGATTTTCAAGACGATTTGGAACAAATAAATTAGATATAAAACTTAAAAATAATATGACACTTTTAGAACAAGTTCTTTTCAATATTACAAATTTGAATTTTAAAGAAAAAATTCTTGTTGGAAAAGAAAATCATTATTTAAAACTTGCTAATAGTTATAGTTTTAAATATATTCAAAATGAACATTCACATTTAGGTCAAAGTCAATCTGTAATTATGGGGACTAAATCTGCTACTCTTGATGGCTTTATATTTATTCCTGGAGATATGCCTTTTTTAAGTAAGAACTCTCTTCTTACTCTTATTTGGGAATTTCAAATGCATAATGAAATTATTGTTCCATTTATAAATGGACAAAAATGTGCTCCTGTTTTATTCCCTAAAAAATATTCTAATATGCTATTAGAACTTAAAGGTGATGCCGGAGGAAGAGAAATAATAAATAAAAATATTTTTATTAGATGTACATTTAAAAACTCTATGGAGTTTTTTGATATAGATACAAAAGAAGATTTAAAATTATTAGAAATGTCGGAGGAAAATTTATGA
- a CDS encoding xanthine phosphoribosyltransferase: protein MKLLKEYIRNYGSVTDGSILKVDSFINHQIDPTLMMAIGEEFKNRFKDKKINKVLTIEASGIAIAIAVAYALKVPMVFAKKKKPSTMGDSYNATVNSFTKKTDYNITVSKEFLSSEDNILIVDDFLAMGNAIIGLKKIVDEAGATITGVGIAIEKGFQPGGEVLKKQGIHLESLAIIDSLENNQITLR from the coding sequence ATGAAATTATTAAAAGAATACATTAGAAATTATGGGTCTGTTACTGATGGCTCTATACTTAAAGTTGATAGCTTTATCAATCACCAAATCGATCCTACTCTTATGATGGCTATTGGAGAAGAGTTTAAGAATCGTTTTAAAGATAAGAAAATTAATAAAGTTTTAACTATTGAAGCCTCTGGTATTGCTATTGCTATCGCTGTTGCTTATGCTTTAAAAGTTCCTATGGTTTTTGCTAAAAAGAAAAAGCCGTCAACTATGGGAGACTCTTACAATGCAACCGTTAACTCTTTTACAAAGAAAACTGATTATAATATCACTGTTTCTAAAGAGTTTTTATCTTCTGAAGATAATATCTTAATTGTTGATGATTTTTTAGCTATGGGAAATGCCATCATCGGTCTTAAAAAAATTGTTGATGAAGCTGGAGCTACTATAACTGGTGTTGGTATTGCTATTGAAAAAGGATTCCAACCAGGTGGAGAAGTATTAAAAAAGCAAGGAATTCATCTTGAGTCCCTTGCCATAATAGATTCTTTAGAAAATAACCAAATTACTCTTAGATAA
- the mnmH gene encoding tRNA 2-selenouridine(34) synthase MnmH, whose product MTLVSYEQLLKERNYTLIDVRTPKEFEEEPIPGAINIPLLMDDERIDVGTAYKQVSPEKAKELGVEAIAKRLPDIFREVQKHAKGRLAFYCARGGMRSGSMAALFSALGYTTWKLEGGYRAYRQYILEEIPKLNEGIKYYVLHGKTGIGKTKVLQKLDELGYSVLDLEKMADHKGSFFGGVCEKRPQSQKRFESLIFDYLYKNKPEYVLAESESKRIGNVYVPESIFTSLAEATHLSLDTTIEQRVSIIREDYAGATKEELQSCLDRVKRYIDTDMYDEFSKLLNESKIDELSKVLMTDYYDPLYQKSIDKYEYDAEIFYETLEKGVEEVVRYLNEKGIYGKEADK is encoded by the coding sequence ATGACTTTAGTATCATATGAACAATTGTTAAAAGAAAGAAATTATACACTTATAGATGTTAGAACGCCAAAGGAGTTTGAAGAAGAACCAATTCCTGGAGCTATAAATATACCATTATTGATGGATGATGAGAGAATAGATGTAGGAACTGCATATAAACAAGTTTCACCTGAAAAAGCTAAAGAGCTTGGAGTTGAAGCTATTGCTAAAAGATTACCTGATATTTTTAGAGAGGTTCAAAAACATGCAAAAGGAAGACTAGCATTTTATTGTGCACGTGGAGGAATGAGAAGTGGATCAATGGCTGCTCTTTTTTCTGCTTTAGGATATACAACTTGGAAGCTAGAGGGAGGATATAGAGCATATAGACAGTATATACTTGAAGAGATTCCTAAGTTGAATGAAGGAATAAAGTATTATGTTTTACATGGTAAAACAGGAATAGGAAAGACAAAGGTTTTACAAAAATTGGACGAATTGGGTTATTCAGTTTTAGATTTAGAGAAAATGGCAGACCATAAAGGTTCTTTTTTCGGCGGAGTTTGTGAGAAAAGACCTCAAAGTCAAAAGAGATTTGAATCGTTAATTTTTGATTATCTATATAAAAATAAACCAGAATATGTACTAGCAGAAAGTGAAAGCAAAAGAATCGGAAATGTATACGTTCCTGAATCTATCTTTACATCGCTTGCTGAAGCAACGCATCTATCTTTAGACACAACAATAGAACAGAGGGTAAGTATAATTAGAGAAGATTATGCAGGAGCAACAAAAGAAGAGCTACAAAGTTGTTTAGATAGAGTTAAAAGATATATAGACACAGATATGTATGATGAGTTTTCAAAATTGTTAAATGAGTCTAAAATAGATGAGTTATCAAAAGTTTTGATGACTGATTATTATGATCCTCTTTATCAAAAAAGTATTGATAAATATGAATACGATGCAGAAATATTTTATGAAACTCTTGAAAAAGGAGTGGAGGAAGTGGTGAGATATCTAAATGAAAAAGGTATTTATGGAAAAGAGGCTGATAAATAA